A section of the Vicinamibacterales bacterium genome encodes:
- a CDS encoding CTP synthase, translating to MRPAMENTGKQTKYIFVTGGVVSSLGKGLAAASIGALLEGHGYKVTLQKFDPYINVDPGTMSPYQHGEVYVTDDGAETDLDLGHYERFTTMTATRNSNWTTGKIYMSVIQKERRGDYLGRTVQVIPHITNEIKDCIRQAGRDVDVVLVEIGGTVGDIESLPFLEAIRQFRQDVGRENTIYVHLTLVPYIGAAGELKTKPTQHSVRDLRSIGIQPDILLCRTDRILAREIKQKIALFCDVNEEAVITAKDVPTIYEVPLSLRDEGLDGVILKYLHLPPSESRMQPWEELVHRIKNPEDELTIHVVGKYTGYEDSYKSLNEALYHGGFANHVRINIQWVESEALEQEGGSRLLEGATAILVPGGFGSRGTRGMMKASEFARTHRIPFFGICYGFQWATVEFARNVCGLDGADSTEVDEAAPHKVIYKLRDLLGVDELGGTMRLGRYACELAPGSLARRIYGTDLIHERHRHRFEFNCLYEPTLAEHGMRISGRSPDGKFVEIAELADHPWYVAVQFHPEFQSRPLKPHPLFSSFVEAAKLQKQQADGREPVRVAKSEA from the coding sequence GTGAGACCCGCGATGGAAAACACCGGCAAGCAGACCAAATACATCTTCGTGACCGGCGGCGTCGTGTCGTCGCTTGGCAAGGGGCTGGCCGCGGCCTCGATTGGCGCGCTGCTCGAAGGCCACGGCTACAAGGTCACGCTCCAGAAGTTCGATCCCTACATCAACGTCGATCCGGGCACCATGAGCCCGTATCAGCACGGCGAGGTGTACGTGACCGACGATGGGGCCGAGACCGACCTGGATCTGGGCCACTACGAGCGGTTCACCACCATGACCGCGACGCGCAACAGCAACTGGACCACCGGCAAGATCTACATGTCGGTGATTCAGAAGGAACGCCGCGGCGACTACCTGGGCCGCACGGTGCAGGTGATCCCGCACATCACCAACGAGATCAAGGACTGCATCCGCCAGGCCGGCCGCGACGTTGACGTGGTGCTGGTCGAAATCGGCGGCACGGTCGGCGACATCGAGAGCTTGCCGTTCCTCGAAGCCATTCGCCAGTTCCGGCAGGACGTCGGCCGCGAGAACACCATCTACGTGCACCTCACGCTGGTGCCGTACATCGGCGCCGCCGGTGAGCTCAAGACCAAGCCGACCCAGCACAGCGTCCGCGACCTGCGGTCGATCGGCATCCAGCCCGACATCCTGCTGTGCCGGACCGATCGCATCCTGGCGCGTGAGATCAAGCAGAAGATCGCCCTGTTCTGCGACGTCAACGAAGAGGCCGTGATCACGGCGAAAGACGTCCCGACCATCTACGAGGTGCCGCTCTCGCTGCGAGACGAGGGCCTCGACGGCGTGATCCTGAAGTACCTGCACCTGCCGCCCAGCGAGTCGCGCATGCAGCCCTGGGAGGAACTGGTCCACCGGATCAAGAACCCCGAAGACGAGCTCACCATCCACGTGGTCGGCAAGTACACGGGCTACGAGGACTCGTACAAGTCGCTCAACGAAGCGCTGTATCACGGCGGCTTCGCGAACCACGTCCGCATCAACATCCAGTGGGTCGAGTCCGAGGCCCTCGAACAGGAAGGCGGCTCGCGGCTGCTCGAAGGCGCCACCGCCATCCTGGTACCGGGCGGGTTCGGCTCGCGCGGCACGCGCGGCATGATGAAGGCATCCGAGTTCGCGCGCACGCACCGCATTCCCTTCTTCGGCATCTGCTACGGGTTCCAGTGGGCGACCGTTGAGTTCGCCCGCAACGTCTGCGGTCTCGATGGCGCCGACTCCACGGAAGTGGACGAGGCGGCGCCCCACAAGGTGATCTACAAGCTGCGCGACCTGCTCGGCGTGGACGAACTGGGTGGCACCATGCGCCTGGGCCGCTACGCCTGCGAGCTGGCGCCCGGCTCGCTGGCGCGCCGGATTTACGGCACCGACCTGATTCACGAACGCCATCGCCACCGGTTCGAGTTCAACTGCCTCTACGAGCCCACGCTCGCCGAACACGGCATGCGCATCTCGGGGCGATCGCCCGACGGCAAGTTCGTCGAGATTGCGGAGCTGGCCGACCATCCGTGGTACGTGGCCGTCCAGTTCCACCCGGAATTCCAGTCGCGCCCGCTCAAGCCGCATCCGCTGTTCTCGAGCTTCGTCGAAGCCGCCAAGCTGCAGAAGCAACAAGCCGACGGCCGCGAGCCGGTGCGCGTGGCCAAGAGCGAGGCCTAG
- the kdsA gene encoding 3-deoxy-8-phosphooctulonate synthase, translating into MQPVSPVSAGSVTFGTGHPLAFILGPCVIESESHAVDLGVAIAEIAARVGAPVVFKASFDKANRTSLSSYRGPGLTEGLKVLAKVKARTGLPILTDVHEVSQVAAAAAVVDILQIPAFLSRQTDLLVAAARTGRVVNVKKGQFLAPRDMRHVVAKIAESGNSQILVTERGVSFGYNNLVVDPRAFP; encoded by the coding sequence GTGCAGCCTGTCTCGCCGGTCAGTGCCGGATCCGTCACGTTCGGCACCGGCCATCCGCTGGCCTTCATCCTCGGCCCGTGCGTCATCGAAAGCGAGTCGCACGCCGTGGACCTCGGCGTCGCCATCGCGGAGATTGCGGCGCGGGTCGGCGCGCCCGTCGTGTTCAAGGCGTCGTTCGACAAGGCCAACCGCACGTCCCTGTCCTCGTACCGCGGCCCGGGCCTCACCGAAGGGCTCAAGGTGCTGGCCAAGGTCAAGGCCCGCACCGGACTCCCGATCCTGACCGACGTCCACGAGGTCAGCCAGGTGGCGGCGGCCGCCGCGGTGGTGGACATCCTGCAGATCCCCGCGTTCCTGTCGCGCCAGACCGACCTGCTGGTGGCCGCGGCGCGAACCGGACGGGTGGTCAACGTCAAGAAGGGCCAGTTCCTCGCCCCCCGCGACATGCGCCACGTCGTCGCCAAGATTGCGGAGTCCGGCAATTCGCAGATTCTCGTGACCGAGCGCGGCGTGTCGTTCGGCTACAACAACCTCGTCGTGGACCCCCGCGCCTTCCCGAT